In Polaribacter sp. Hel_I_88, the following proteins share a genomic window:
- a CDS encoding nitroreductase family protein, translated as MSTEKTVSEAIHYRRSVRVYDAEKPIDKNIVKKCIEQASLAPNSSNMQLWEFYHITSKGTIAKIAPFCFNQNAAKTAQQLVIFVTRKDLWKQRAKANLRFIDSNFGANNPKTEQTKREKTARSYYGKIIPFAYADFLGILGYLKYMMVSIIGLFKPIYRQVRKSDMRIVAHKTCALAAQNFMISMAAEGYDTCPMEGSDTLRVKKLLGLPFGAEINMIVSCGIRKPEGVYGERFRIPFKDVYTEV; from the coding sequence ATGTCCACAGAAAAAACGGTTTCTGAAGCAATTCATTATAGACGCTCAGTAAGAGTTTATGATGCAGAAAAACCAATTGATAAAAACATCGTAAAAAAATGTATTGAGCAAGCATCTTTAGCACCCAATAGTAGCAATATGCAATTGTGGGAGTTTTATCACATCACCTCAAAAGGCACTATTGCTAAAATTGCACCTTTTTGTTTTAATCAAAATGCAGCTAAAACTGCCCAACAATTGGTAATTTTTGTTACCCGAAAAGATTTATGGAAACAAAGAGCAAAAGCCAACTTACGTTTTATTGACAGTAATTTTGGCGCAAACAACCCAAAAACTGAACAAACTAAAAGAGAAAAAACAGCCAGAAGTTATTATGGAAAAATTATCCCTTTTGCGTATGCTGATTTTTTAGGGATTTTAGGATATTTAAAATATATGATGGTTTCCATCATCGGACTTTTTAAACCCATTTACAGACAAGTTAGAAAAAGCGATATGCGTATTGTTGCTCATAAAACCTGTGCTTTAGCTGCTCAAAACTTTATGATTTCTATGGCTGCAGAAGGCTATGACACTTGCCCAATGGAAGGTTCAGATACTTTGCGCGTAAAAAAATTGTTAGGATTGCCTTTTGGTGCTGAAATAAATATGATTGTTTCTTGTGGCATCAGAAAACCAGAGGGTGTTTATGGAGAACGTTTTAGAATTCCTTTTAAGGACGTTTATACCGAGGTTTAA
- a CDS encoding penicillin acylase family protein — MKFIKKALKFLVLVIVLVVVGVWLYSMTYHPKYDGELEIKNLSEEVTVYFDEIGVPHINAQNQKDAYVALGYVHAQDRLWQMELIRRIASGRLSEMFGKDLLATDVFFAGLGIEEAAEKTIANLDKNSEAYMLTQSYLDGINQYINDGKTPLEFSLVGVEKENYTIKDVYNVFGYMAFSFAVAHKTDPFLTEIKEKLGDAYFNEVMTTDFGDLTINKYETKEIKGQMSAAVSKLMDQLPVSTFIGSNSWVIAPEKTAKGKVIFANDPHIGFSQPSVWYQNHIKTPDFEIYGFNIALMPFPLLGHNTEYAYGLTMLANDDLNFYIEENNSKNSNQYKTVDGFKDYTIIDKTISVKDQKDTTFQVQVSKHGPIMNGIIAHLEDDRPIAMNWMYTQLKNEQLDVSYEMSHAKSLTNFKDAVAKIHAPGLNVMYGDAKGNVAWFASAKLYQLRDSVSSKTYLDGASGKDEITEFLPFEENPQAINPSWNYVYSANNQPDSVRGKLYPGYYQPQDRAKRITQLLEAKNDFTKEDVAKMMFDVKSSTVSEIAADLIENINESDLNVSQKKAIAILQKWDGNYMKEAVAPTIYNRFLYEVLANTYKDELGNSFDLFINSQLQDQALPIQINRANSVWWDDVSTLENVENREEIITNSFKSSFEFLENQLGKNVDDWFWKRVISVEHEHAIGKAGGVLRTIFNVGPFETVGGNEVINNQIFKLDSTGVYKITAGPSTRRVIDFSDIGNSLGIVPTGQSGNVFSPHYKDQAQKFVNGEFVDMKLNQVQIKRSENVLVLKSKS, encoded by the coding sequence ATGAAATTTATCAAAAAAGCCTTAAAGTTTTTAGTTTTAGTAATTGTTCTTGTGGTTGTTGGAGTTTGGTTGTATTCCATGACTTATCATCCAAAATATGATGGAGAATTAGAAATCAAAAATTTATCTGAAGAAGTAACTGTTTATTTTGATGAAATTGGGGTTCCTCACATCAATGCACAAAACCAAAAAGATGCTTATGTAGCTTTGGGCTATGTGCATGCTCAAGATAGATTGTGGCAAATGGAATTGATTAGAAGAATTGCTTCAGGTAGATTGTCTGAAATGTTTGGCAAAGATTTGCTTGCTACAGATGTGTTTTTTGCAGGTTTAGGAATTGAAGAAGCTGCTGAAAAAACAATTGCTAATTTGGATAAAAACTCTGAAGCTTATATGTTAACGCAATCGTATTTAGATGGAATTAATCAATATATAAATGATGGAAAAACGCCTTTAGAATTTTCTTTAGTAGGCGTAGAAAAAGAAAATTACACCATAAAAGACGTATATAATGTATTTGGTTATATGGCTTTTAGCTTTGCAGTCGCCCATAAAACAGATCCTTTTTTAACAGAAATAAAAGAGAAATTAGGAGATGCTTATTTTAATGAGGTGATGACTACAGATTTTGGAGATTTAACAATCAACAAATACGAAACTAAAGAAATTAAAGGGCAAATGTCTGCTGCTGTTAGCAAGTTGATGGATCAATTACCTGTTTCAACGTTTATTGGGAGTAACTCTTGGGTAATTGCGCCAGAAAAAACTGCAAAGGGGAAAGTAATTTTTGCAAACGATCCTCATATTGGGTTTTCTCAACCTTCTGTTTGGTATCAAAATCATATAAAAACACCCGATTTTGAAATTTATGGATTCAATATTGCATTGATGCCTTTTCCATTATTAGGGCATAATACTGAGTATGCCTATGGTTTAACAATGTTGGCAAACGACGATTTAAATTTTTATATCGAAGAAAATAATTCTAAAAATTCCAATCAGTATAAAACTGTAGATGGGTTTAAAGATTATACAATTATTGATAAAACCATCAGCGTAAAAGACCAAAAAGATACTACTTTTCAAGTGCAAGTTTCAAAACATGGGCCAATTATGAATGGCATTATTGCTCATTTAGAAGATGACAGACCCATTGCCATGAATTGGATGTATACGCAGCTTAAAAACGAGCAATTAGATGTTTCTTATGAAATGTCTCACGCAAAATCGTTAACCAATTTTAAAGATGCTGTTGCTAAAATTCATGCTCCAGGTTTAAATGTAATGTATGGTGATGCAAAAGGGAATGTGGCTTGGTTTGCTTCTGCGAAATTGTATCAATTAAGAGATAGTGTGTCCTCTAAAACCTATTTAGATGGTGCTTCTGGTAAAGATGAAATCACTGAATTTTTACCTTTCGAAGAAAATCCACAAGCCATAAATCCAAGTTGGAATTATGTGTATTCAGCAAATAATCAGCCAGATTCTGTGAGAGGAAAATTGTATCCTGGATATTATCAACCACAAGATAGAGCCAAAAGAATTACGCAATTATTAGAGGCTAAAAACGATTTTACAAAAGAAGATGTTGCAAAAATGATGTTTGATGTAAAATCATCTACAGTTTCTGAAATTGCTGCGGATTTAATTGAAAATATCAATGAATCTGATTTAAATGTTTCACAGAAAAAAGCGATTGCTATTTTACAAAAATGGGATGGAAACTATATGAAAGAGGCAGTTGCTCCAACAATTTACAATCGTTTTTTATATGAAGTTTTGGCAAATACCTATAAAGATGAATTAGGAAATAGTTTTGATTTGTTTATCAACTCTCAATTGCAAGATCAAGCATTGCCAATTCAAATTAATAGAGCAAATTCTGTTTGGTGGGATGATGTTTCTACGTTAGAAAACGTTGAAAACAGAGAAGAAATTATAACCAATTCTTTTAAAAGTAGTTTTGAGTTTTTAGAAAATCAATTAGGTAAAAATGTGGATGATTGGTTTTGGAAAAGAGTAATTTCTGTAGAACATGAACATGCTATTGGAAAAGCTGGTGGTGTTTTGCGTACAATATTTAATGTTGGGCCTTTTGAAACTGTTGGTGGAAATGAAGTCATCAACAATCAAATTTTTAAATTAGATAGCACAGGAGTTTATAAAATTACTGCTGGGCCATCTACAAGAAGAGTCATAGATTTTTCTGATATAGGAAATAGTTTGGGTATTGTACCAACAGGACAATCAGGCAATGTTTTTAGTCCTCATTATAAAGATCAAGCTCAAAAGTTCGTAAATGGTGAATTTGTAGACATGAAACTAAATCAGGTTCAAATAAAAAGAAGTGAAAATGTGTTGGTGTTGAAGTCTAAAAGCTAA
- a CDS encoding alkane 1-monooxygenase, with the protein MKALKYFSILILPLVVYISFTNKGWLTHLPALVFFGLVPFLEFFIKPNKNNFTKEEEMVEKENKLYTYLLYATLPIQIVFLFFFFDAIQEPNLTNSEIFGRVFGMGIMCGVLGINVGHELGHRNNRFDEFIGEILLLTSLNTHFLPYHNGGHHFNVATPKDAATAKKNEWLFIFWIRSHFSSYLKAWELENKRINESNRFWFHHQNRMVVYTICNLTILSLIYFFFGQFVLFAFLGAAVSGIILLETVNYIEHYGLLRKQNEHGRYERVKRNHSWNSDHQVGQVLLFNLSRHSDHHYNGAKHYQLLKTVPESPQMPTGYPGMMLLSLFPPLWFWVMNKKIKQIQS; encoded by the coding sequence ATGAAAGCGCTTAAATATTTCTCCATCTTAATTTTACCACTTGTCGTTTATATTTCTTTTACCAATAAGGGTTGGCTTACACATTTGCCTGCTTTGGTTTTCTTTGGCTTGGTTCCTTTTTTGGAGTTTTTCATCAAACCGAATAAAAATAATTTTACCAAAGAGGAAGAAATGGTTGAGAAAGAAAATAAACTATATACGTATTTATTATACGCAACTTTACCCATTCAAATTGTATTTTTATTTTTCTTTTTTGACGCCATTCAAGAACCTAACTTAACCAATTCAGAAATTTTTGGACGCGTTTTTGGGATGGGCATTATGTGTGGAGTTCTAGGTATAAATGTTGGGCACGAATTAGGCCACAGAAACAACAGATTTGATGAATTTATTGGAGAAATATTATTACTAACGTCTTTAAATACACACTTTTTACCTTATCATAATGGAGGACATCATTTTAATGTAGCCACTCCAAAAGATGCAGCAACAGCCAAAAAAAACGAATGGCTTTTTATTTTTTGGATTCGCTCTCACTTTTCAAGTTATTTAAAAGCTTGGGAATTAGAAAACAAACGAATAAACGAATCAAATCGTTTTTGGTTTCATCATCAAAATAGAATGGTTGTGTACACGATTTGTAATTTAACAATCTTGAGTTTGATTTACTTTTTCTTCGGACAATTTGTGTTATTTGCATTTCTTGGAGCTGCAGTTTCAGGAATTATTTTATTAGAAACTGTAAACTATATTGAGCATTATGGTTTGTTGAGAAAACAAAACGAACATGGGCGTTATGAACGTGTAAAAAGGAATCATTCTTGGAATTCAGATCATCAAGTTGGGCAGGTTTTGTTGTTTAATTTATCTCGTCATTCAGATCATCATTATAATGGTGCAAAACATTATCAACTCTTAAAAACAGTTCCAGAAAGTCCGCAAATGCCAACAGGCTACCCAGGCATGATGTTGTTATCACTCTTTCCTCCTTTATGGTTTTGGGTGATGAACAAAAAAATTAAACAAATCCAATCATAA